Proteins from a genomic interval of Streptomyces sp. Tu6071:
- the purE gene encoding 5-(carboxyamino)imidazole ribonucleotide mutase → MSTTAQPLVGIVMGSDSDWPVMEAAAKALDEFAIPYEVDVVSAHRMPREMIAYGEDAADRGLKAIIAGAGGAAHLPGMLASVTPLPVIGVPVPLKYLDGMDSLLSIVQMPAGVPVATVSVGGARNAGLLAARVLAAHDPELLARMRDFQQDLNAQATEKGKRLRTKAAQNASGGFGFGS, encoded by the coding sequence ATGAGCACGACAGCCCAGCCCCTCGTCGGCATCGTCATGGGTTCCGACTCCGACTGGCCCGTCATGGAGGCCGCGGCGAAGGCGCTCGACGAGTTCGCGATCCCCTACGAGGTCGACGTCGTCTCGGCGCACCGGATGCCGCGCGAGATGATCGCGTACGGCGAGGACGCGGCCGACCGCGGCCTCAAGGCGATCATCGCCGGGGCGGGCGGCGCGGCGCATCTGCCCGGGATGCTCGCCTCCGTGACCCCGCTGCCCGTCATCGGCGTGCCCGTGCCGCTCAAGTACCTCGACGGCATGGACTCGCTGCTCTCCATCGTGCAGATGCCCGCCGGAGTGCCCGTCGCGACCGTCTCGGTCGGCGGCGCGCGCAACGCGGGCCTCCTCGCGGCCCGCGTCCTCGCGGCGCACGACCCCGAGCTGCTCGCCCGGATGCGCGACTTCCAGCAGGACCTGAACGCGCAGGCGACGGAGAAGGGCAAGCGGCTGCGGACGAAGGCCGCGCAGAACGCGAGCGGGGGCTTCGGCTTCGGGAGCTGA
- a CDS encoding ATP-binding protein, with amino-acid sequence MRRRLITSTLAVVLVVIAVFGLSLVIVETRTITNSAQERVDSEAVRLVSIVDSRLIAEEQITSEILRDQVEEGRYAVVRLRHRAPIEIGSRPRGDVIKATERGEAGESVTVEEPRSEVTREVGRTLMIIGLVALLAIIAAALLAIRQGNRLAAPLTDLAETAERLGSGDPRPRHKRYGVPELDRIAEVLDGSAERIARMLTAERRLAADASHQLRTPLTALSMRLEEITLTGDIDTVQEEANIAINQVERLTAVVERLLTNSRDPRNGSAVPFELDEVVKQQVEEWLPAYRGAGRAIVRSGPRHLRAVGTPGAVAQVLAALIENSLMHGGGTVALRTRAVGNQAVVEVTDEGPGVPPDLGARIFERTISGRNSTGIGLAVARDLAEADGGRLELLQGKPPVFALFLSRTRPRKPNTGEDGGETPTVR; translated from the coding sequence ATGCGCCGCCGCCTCATCACGTCCACCCTCGCCGTCGTCCTCGTCGTCATCGCCGTCTTCGGTCTCTCGCTCGTCATCGTCGAGACCCGGACGATCACCAACAGCGCGCAGGAGCGGGTGGACTCCGAGGCCGTGCGGCTCGTGTCGATCGTGGACAGCAGGCTGATCGCCGAGGAGCAGATCACCTCCGAGATCCTGCGCGACCAGGTCGAGGAGGGGCGCTACGCGGTGGTACGGCTGCGCCACCGCGCGCCCATCGAGATCGGCAGCAGGCCGCGCGGGGATGTCATCAAGGCGACCGAGCGCGGCGAGGCGGGCGAGTCCGTGACCGTCGAGGAGCCCCGCTCGGAGGTGACGCGCGAGGTCGGCCGCACGCTCATGATCATCGGTCTCGTCGCGCTCCTCGCGATCATCGCCGCCGCGCTCCTCGCCATCCGCCAGGGCAACCGCCTCGCGGCCCCGCTCACCGACCTCGCCGAGACCGCCGAGCGCCTCGGCTCGGGCGATCCGCGCCCGCGCCACAAGCGGTACGGGGTGCCCGAGCTGGACCGGATCGCGGAGGTCCTCGACGGCTCGGCCGAGCGCATCGCGCGGATGCTCACCGCCGAGCGCCGCCTCGCCGCCGACGCCTCGCACCAGCTCCGCACCCCCCTCACCGCGCTCTCGATGCGCCTGGAGGAGATCACCCTCACGGGGGACATCGACACCGTGCAGGAGGAGGCGAACATCGCGATCAACCAGGTCGAGCGGCTCACCGCCGTCGTCGAGCGGCTGCTCACGAACTCGCGGGACCCGCGCAACGGCTCCGCCGTGCCCTTCGAGCTCGACGAGGTCGTCAAGCAGCAGGTCGAGGAGTGGCTGCCCGCCTACCGGGGCGCGGGGCGTGCCATCGTCCGCTCGGGCCCCCGCCACCTGCGGGCCGTCGGCACCCCGGGCGCGGTCGCGCAGGTGCTCGCCGCGCTCATCGAGAACTCGCTCATGCACGGCGGCGGCACGGTCGCGCTGCGCACCCGCGCGGTCGGCAACCAGGCCGTCGTCGAGGTCACCGACGAGGGCCCCGGGGTGCCGCCCGACCTCGGCGCGCGCATCTTCGAGCGCACGATCTCGGGCCGGAACTCGACGGGCATCGGCCTCGCCGTCGCGCGCGATCTCGCCGAGGCGGACGGCGGGCGGCTCGAACTCCTCCAGGGCAAGCCGCCCGTCTTCGCCCTCTTCCTCTCGCGCACCCGCCCCCGCAAGCCGAACACGGGCGAGGACGGCGGGGAGACGCCGACGGTGCGCTGA
- a CDS encoding 5-(carboxyamino)imidazole ribonucleotide synthase has protein sequence MTFPVVGMVGGGQLARMTHEAGIPLGITFKLLSDTPQDSAALVAHEVVVGDYHDLGTLRDFARGCDVITFDHEHVPTEHLRALEAEGIPVRPGPAALVYAQDKGLMRARLSELGVPCPRHRLVADPADVTRFAEEGEGYPVVLKTTRGGYDGKGVWVVGSEEEAAEPFRAGVRVLAEEKVDYVRELAANVVRSPHGQAVAYPVVESQQVDGVCDTVIAPAPGLDEELSGIAQEMALRIANELGVIGHLAVELFETRDGRVLVNELAMRPHNSGHWTQDGAATSQFANHLRAVLDLPLGDPRPRQPWTVMVNVLGGDFPDMYSAYLHCMARDPGLKIHMYAKGVKPGRKVGHVNTYGEDLPEVLERARHAAGYLRGTITE, from the coding sequence GTGACATTCCCCGTAGTCGGCATGGTCGGCGGTGGTCAGCTCGCGCGTATGACGCACGAGGCGGGCATCCCGCTCGGCATCACGTTCAAGCTGCTCAGCGATACCCCGCAGGACTCGGCCGCCCTCGTGGCGCACGAGGTCGTCGTCGGGGACTACCACGATCTCGGCACACTCCGCGACTTCGCGCGCGGGTGCGACGTGATCACCTTCGACCACGAGCACGTCCCCACCGAACACCTGCGCGCCCTGGAGGCCGAGGGCATCCCGGTCCGTCCGGGCCCCGCCGCGCTCGTGTACGCCCAGGACAAGGGCCTCATGCGCGCCCGCCTCAGCGAACTCGGCGTCCCGTGCCCCCGTCACCGCCTCGTCGCCGACCCGGCGGACGTGACGCGCTTCGCCGAGGAGGGCGAGGGCTACCCCGTCGTCCTCAAGACGACGCGCGGCGGCTACGACGGCAAGGGCGTGTGGGTCGTCGGCTCCGAGGAGGAGGCCGCCGAGCCCTTCCGCGCCGGGGTCCGCGTGCTCGCCGAGGAGAAGGTCGACTACGTACGGGAGCTGGCCGCGAACGTCGTGCGCTCCCCGCACGGCCAGGCCGTCGCGTACCCCGTCGTCGAGTCGCAGCAGGTCGACGGCGTGTGCGACACCGTGATCGCCCCCGCGCCCGGCCTGGACGAGGAACTGTCCGGGATCGCGCAGGAGATGGCGCTGCGCATCGCCAACGAGCTGGGCGTCATCGGGCACCTCGCCGTCGAGCTGTTCGAGACGCGCGACGGCCGCGTCCTCGTCAACGAGCTGGCGATGCGCCCGCACAACTCCGGGCACTGGACGCAGGACGGCGCGGCGACCTCGCAGTTCGCCAACCACCTGCGGGCCGTCCTCGACCTCCCGCTCGGCGACCCGCGCCCGCGCCAGCCGTGGACGGTCATGGTCAACGTGCTCGGCGGCGACTTCCCCGACATGTACAGCGCGTACCTGCACTGCATGGCCCGCGACCCCGGGCTCAAGATCCACATGTACGCGAAGGGCGTGAAGCCCGGCCGCAAGGTCGGCCACGTGAACACCTACGGCGAGGACCTGCCCGAGGTCCTGGAGCGCGCCCGGCACGCGGCCGGCTACCTGCGAGGGACGATCACCGAATGA
- a CDS encoding GtrA family protein has product MTNASAPPSRLRRIVAELAKFGAVGGAGVLVNMAAYNLVRHFTSLAYVRASVIATVISIVFNYIGFRYFTYRDRDKSGRKRELGLFAFFSAIGLVIENGVLYAGTYGLGFDTPLQTNVVKFCGIGVATLFRFWSYRSWVFRALPPKDQEAVREVTAAVHEAEAALAQRNPYGSAHRAPQPSPVVAHHTPERGHENQGRHRKPRRVHVD; this is encoded by the coding sequence ATGACGAACGCCAGTGCCCCGCCCTCGCGGCTGAGACGCATCGTCGCGGAGCTGGCGAAATTCGGCGCGGTCGGCGGCGCGGGCGTGCTCGTGAACATGGCCGCCTACAACCTCGTACGGCACTTCACCTCGCTCGCCTACGTGCGCGCGAGCGTCATCGCCACCGTCATCTCGATCGTCTTCAACTACATCGGGTTCCGCTACTTCACGTACCGCGACCGCGACAAGTCGGGCCGCAAGCGGGAGCTGGGGCTCTTCGCGTTCTTCAGCGCGATCGGTCTCGTCATCGAGAACGGGGTGCTCTACGCGGGCACGTACGGGCTCGGCTTCGACACCCCGCTCCAGACGAACGTCGTGAAGTTCTGCGGCATCGGCGTCGCGACCCTCTTCCGCTTCTGGTCCTACCGCAGCTGGGTCTTCCGCGCGCTGCCGCCGAAGGACCAGGAGGCGGTCCGCGAGGTCACGGCCGCCGTCCACGAGGCGGAGGCGGCGCTCGCCCAGCGGAACCCGTACGGGAGCGCGCACCGCGCCCCGCAGCCGTCCCCCGTCGTCGCGCACCACACCCCGGAGCGCGGGCACGAGAACCAGGGCAGGCACCGCAAGCCGCGCCGCGTGCACGTGGACTGA
- a CDS encoding dipeptidase → MATPQPSPARLEEARALLAGAPVVDGHNDLPWALREQVRYDLGRLDIAEDQRGSLHTDLARLAAGGVGGQFWSVYVPGELAGDEAVAATLEQIDCVDQLLARYPERLAEARTADDMEAARASGRIASLKGAEGGHSIANSLGTLRAFHALGVRYMTLTHNSNTDWADSATDEPAHDGLTRFGVEVVREMNRLGMLVDLSHVAPATMRAALDASEAPVIFSHSSSLAVCDHVRNIPDDVLERLPANGGIAMATFVPKFILPEAGEWTLRADENLRARGFHHLDTTPAAMAAHRAFEEADPRPSATASTVADHLDHMREVAGIDHLGVGGDYDGTAFTPKDLDDVAGYPNLVAELLDRNWSAADLAKLTWSNAVRVLREAEIAAKEIQRGRGPSNATIEELDGKK, encoded by the coding sequence TTGGCCACCCCCCAGCCGTCCCCCGCCCGACTCGAAGAAGCCCGCGCGCTGCTCGCCGGGGCGCCCGTCGTCGACGGGCACAACGACCTGCCGTGGGCCCTGCGCGAGCAGGTGCGGTACGACCTCGGGCGGCTCGACATCGCCGAGGACCAGCGCGGCAGCCTCCACACCGACCTCGCGCGGCTCGCCGCGGGAGGCGTGGGCGGGCAGTTCTGGTCGGTGTACGTGCCGGGCGAGCTGGCCGGGGACGAGGCCGTCGCGGCGACGCTCGAACAGATCGACTGCGTGGACCAGCTCCTCGCCCGCTACCCCGAGCGGCTCGCCGAGGCCCGCACCGCCGACGACATGGAGGCCGCCCGCGCCTCCGGGCGCATCGCCTCGCTGAAGGGCGCCGAGGGCGGCCACTCGATCGCCAACTCGCTCGGCACGCTGCGGGCCTTCCACGCGCTCGGCGTCCGCTACATGACGCTCACGCACAACAGCAACACCGACTGGGCCGACTCCGCGACCGACGAGCCCGCGCACGACGGCCTCACGCGCTTCGGCGTCGAGGTCGTGCGCGAGATGAACCGGCTCGGGATGCTCGTCGACCTCTCGCACGTCGCCCCCGCGACGATGCGCGCCGCGCTGGACGCGAGCGAGGCCCCGGTGATCTTCTCGCACTCCTCCTCGCTCGCCGTCTGCGACCACGTGCGCAACATCCCGGACGACGTCCTGGAGCGGCTGCCCGCCAACGGCGGCATCGCGATGGCCACCTTCGTCCCGAAGTTCATCCTCCCCGAGGCGGGGGAGTGGACGCTGCGCGCCGACGAGAACCTGCGCGCCCGGGGCTTCCACCACCTCGACACGACGCCCGCCGCGATGGCGGCGCACCGCGCCTTCGAGGAGGCCGACCCCCGCCCCTCCGCGACCGCTTCGACCGTCGCCGACCACCTCGACCACATGCGCGAGGTCGCCGGGATCGACCACCTCGGCGTCGGCGGCGACTACGACGGCACGGCCTTCACGCCGAAGGACCTCGACGACGTCGCGGGCTACCCGAACCTCGTCGCCGAACTCCTCGACCGGAACTGGTCCGCGGCGGATCTCGCCAAGCTCACGTGGTCCAACGCGGTCCGCGTCCTGCGCGAGGCCGAGATCGCCGCGAAGGAGATCCAGCGCGGGCGCGGCCCGTCGAACGCGACGATCGAAGAGTTGGACGGCAAGAAGTAG